The DNA segment GCTTTGTAAAACCAATTTCATTTATTGCGTCAATTAAAAAGGGTTGTAACCCAAACTTTTCAAAGGTATGTTCCATTTTATCGCCTCATTTCTCTTGATACTCTTTTGCATCTTTTGTATTATACCATAAAACTGAAGTATTCGTTACTTAAATATATTTTGCTTTCAAAATTATCTTTTCTATGCAAACAAAGAAGCCTACGGAAGAAAGTAACTTTCTTCCGTAGGCTTCTTTGTTTGCATGCTTCCTTTATTTTTTTGTAGTTACTCGTTTTAATTTGGTTTTTTTTCGATTTCCAAGCAATAGTGGAACATGTTCAATTTTTACATCTGTGTATTCAAGTCCAAACCATTTTATTGGAGAAACGGAGACTTTTTTTATTGCTAATTTGACTGACATAATAAAGTGACCTCTGTCGGATAGTTCAGAATCTACAGAAAGCTCTTCGCGAACCAACACAAAACAAAAATCGCCAATGTCTTGATTAAAATTATTTGTAGACCAATGTTGGGGTTGTTTTTCAATCGTCCCATCTGCCATAAGGTCTATAACGATTTGTCTTAAATAGGTACTCACTTGTTGAGGAACTCTAAAACCAAGACGCAATTGAACTTTAACAATAAAATCCGTCTCAAATGTTTCTACGGTATACTCCATCGTTCTAGGTTCATCTGTTACAAGAACATTTACAAACCAGTAAACAGCTGCTCGTTTTGGCTGTTTATCAAATATCGAATAAATAATTTCATTATCAATCATCCCCGCAGTTTCTTTGCTGGTAAGGTAAACTAAATTAGTAGCATAATACGGCATTGACTCTTCTGATCGAAGTTCACTCAATTGGTCTTTATAATCTAAAAGACTCACTTCTCTTACAACATTTTGCTCTATTTGATTTGCTTTGTGCCATACGACCATAATCATTAAGATCGTAGCTGCAATAATGATGGTCACAAATCCGCCATGGAAAAATTTTGAAATACTTGAAATGAAAAATATGACTTCAAGTACACCGAAGAAAACAATCATAACACCTGCTAATACTTTAGGGATTTTTTTAACAATTAGGTAATTAAACAACAGAATTGTCGTCATTAACATTGTAATGGTAATGGCTAGTCCGTAAGCTGCTTCCATATGTTCTGAATTTCTGAAATATAAGACGACTCCTAAGCAAGATAACCACAAAATCGTATTGACAACTGGAATATACAGTTGTCCCTTAGAATTTGATGGATAGATGGTTTTCAAACGTGGCAATAACTTTAACTTTATAGCT comes from the Carnobacterium sp. 17-4 genome and includes:
- a CDS encoding KUP/HAK/KT family potassium transporter, giving the protein MENKLTTKQKKSLSISGLLVTLGVVYGDIGTSPLYVMKALIEGNGGLVSVTNEFIYGALSLVFWTLTLLTTIKYVMIALRADNHGEGGIFSLYALIRKKAGWLIIPAIIGGAALLADGILTPAVTVTTAIEGLRTIPAYVAFFGTGQETVIMITLVVITFLFLIQRFGTELIGKLFGPLMFLWFFMIGTIGLVNVLGNFDIFRSLSPVYGIKFLFSENNKAGFLILGSVFLATTGAEALYSDLGHVGRKNIYLTWPYVKICLLLSYLGQGAWLLDVKDNEQLQAIKGFNPFFEIMPDWFRIIGVGAATLAAIIASQALISGSYTLVSEAIKLKLLPRLKTIYPSNSKGQLYIPVVNTILWLSCLGVVLYFRNSEHMEAAYGLAITITMLMTTILLFNYLIVKKIPKVLAGVMIVFFGVLEVIFFISSISKFFHGGFVTIIIAATILMIMVVWHKANQIEQNVVREVSLLDYKDQLSELRSEESMPYYATNLVYLTSKETAGMIDNEIIYSIFDKQPKRAAVYWFVNVLVTDEPRTMEYTVETFETDFIVKVQLRLGFRVPQQVSTYLRQIVIDLMADGTIEKQPQHWSTNNFNQDIGDFCFVLVREELSVDSELSDRGHFIMSVKLAIKKVSVSPIKWFGLEYTDVKIEHVPLLLGNRKKTKLKRVTTKK